One part of the Loxodonta africana isolate mLoxAfr1 chromosome 13, mLoxAfr1.hap2, whole genome shotgun sequence genome encodes these proteins:
- the IDH3A gene encoding isocitrate dehydrogenase [NAD] subunit alpha, mitochondrial translates to MAGPAWISKVSRLLGAFHNPKQVTRGFSGGVQTVTLIPGDGIGPEISAAVMKIFDAAKAPIQWEERNVTAIQGPGGKWMIPPEAKESMDKNKMGLKGPLKTPIAAGHPSMNLLLRKTFDLYANVRPCVSIEGYKTPYTDVNIVTIRENTEGEYSGIEHVIVDGVVQSIKLITEQASKRIAEFAFEYARNNHRSNVTAVHKANIMRMSDGLFLQKCREVAENCKDIKFNEMYLDTVCLNMVQDPSQFDVLVMPNLYGDILSDLCAGLIGGLGVTPSGNIGANGVAIFESVHGTAPDIAGKDMANPTALLLSAVMMLRHMGLFDQAAKIEAACFATIKDGKSLTKDLGGNAKCSDFTEEICRRVKDLD, encoded by the exons ATGGCTGGGCCGGCGTGGATCTCCAAG GTCTCTCGGCTGCTGGGGGCATTCCACAACCCAAAACAGGTGACCAGAGGTTTTTCTGGTGGC GTTCAGACAGTAACTTTAATTCCAGGAGATGGCATTGGCCCAGAAATCTCAGCTgcagttatgaagatttttgaTGCTGCCAAA GCACCTATTCAGTGGGAGGAGCGGAATGTCACTGCCATCCAAGGACCAGGAGGAAAGTGGATGATCCCCCCAGAAGCCAAAGAGTCCATGGATAAGAACAAGATGGGCTTGAAAG GCCCTTTAAAGACCCCAATAGCAGCTGGTCACCCGTCTATGAATTTATTGCTGCGTAAAACATTTGACCTTTATGCCAACGTCCGGCCATGTGTCTCAATCGAAGGCTATAAAACCCCTTACACCGATGTAAATATTGTCACCATTCGCGAGAACACAGAAGGAGAATACAGTGGCATTGAGCATGTG ATTGTCGACGGAGTTGTGCAGAGCATCAAGCTTATCACCGAGCAGGCAAGCAAGCGCATCGCTGAGTTTGCCTTTGAGTATGCCCGGAACAATCACCGGAGCAACGTCACGGCCGTGCACAAAGCCAACATCAT GCGAATGTCAGATGGGCTTTTTCTGCAAAAATGCAGGGAAGTTGCAGAAAACTGTAAAGATATTAAATTTAATGAGATGTACCTTGATACAGTATGTCTGAAT ATGGTACAAGACCCGTCCCAGTTTGATGTGCTTGTTATGCCAAATTTATATGGAGACATCCTTAG TGACCTGTGTGCAGGACTGATTGGAGGTCTTGGCGTGACGCCAAGTGGCAACATTGGAGCCAATGGAGTTGCAATCTTCGAGTCG GTTCATGGAACCGCCCCGGATATAGCAGGCAAGGACATGGCCAACCCCACGGCCCTCCTGCTCAGCGCCGTGATGATGCTGCGTCACATGGGGCTTTTTGACCAAGCTGCCAAGATCGAGGCTGCGTGTTTTGCTACAATTAAAGACGGAAAG AGCTTAACGAAAGATCTAGGAGGCAACGCCAAGTGCTCAGACTTCACAGAGGAAATCTGTCGCCGAGTAAAAGATTTAGATTAA